In a single window of the Danio rerio strain Tuebingen ecotype United States chromosome 20, GRCz12tu, whole genome shotgun sequence genome:
- the zfp36l1b gene encoding mRNA decay activator protein ZFP36L1b — protein MTAVVSSFFDYEVTNKNNKVMTFNSPLSSPHLQSVPSMGANSSFTPTGTLLDRKVVGAPSVGLYQRRHSVSVTSSKSTQNQFINNLKMDNSASINGSSNNKENRFRDRSFSENGERLRPSSITCISANGNGQVNSSRYKTELCRPFEENGTCKYGDKCQFAHGMHELRSLNRHPKYKTELCRTFHSIGYCPYGPRCHFIHNAEERRGPPPLSSFNKMERPRLHHSFSFAGFPSSGGSQDSPTSVTPPPLFSAEDLNEWSSNPFAFSSQELANLFVPSLGGTTIPDLPGPHSPTSFFRPMSESPPSPPDSLSDQEGYQSSLGSQSGSESPLLDATRRLPIFSRLSISDD, from the exons ATGACTGCCGTTGTGTCCTCTTTCTTCGACTACGAAGTGACGAATAAG AACAATAAGGTGATGACCTTCAACAGTCCCCTCTCCAGTCCCCATTTACAGTCTGTCCCCTCCATGGGTGCCAATTCCTCCTTTACCCCCACCGGGACCCTGCTGGACAGGAAGGTGGTGGGTGCCCCTTCAGTGGGACTCTATCAGCGCCGCCACTCTGTGTCCGTTACCAGTTCCAAATCAACACAGAACCAATTTATAAACAATCTCAAGATGGACAACTCGGCCTCCATAAACGGCAGCAGCAACAACAAGGAGAACCGCTTCCGTGACCGGTCCTTCTCCGAAAACGGGGAACGTCTGAGGCCAAGCAGCATTACATGCATTAGTGCCAATGGAAATGGCCAGGTCAACTCAAGCCGCTATAAGACCGAACTCTGCAGACCCTTCGAAGAGAACGGCACCTGTAAATACGGCGACAAGTGCCAGTTTGCTCATGGGATGCACGAGCTTCGTAGTCTAAATCGCCACCCTAAGTATAAGACCGAGCTCTGCCGCACCTTCCACAGCATTGGTTACTGCCCGTATGGGCCACGATGCCACTTCATCCACAATGCCGAGGAGCGCCGCGGACCCCCTCCTCTCTCATCGTTCAATAAGATGGAGCGCCCCCGTCTTCATCACAGCTTCAGTTTTGCCGGTTTCCCAAGCTCAGGTGGTTCCCAGGACAGCCCAACCTCTGTCACACCTCCGCCCCTGTTTTCCGCAGAAGACCTCAACGAGTGGTCCAGCAACCCGTTTGCTTTCTCAAGTCAAGAGCTCGCCAATTTGTTTGTACCCAGTTTAGGTGGTACCACCATTCCCGATCTGCCTGGTCCTCACTCACCCACCTCCTTCTTCAGACCCATGTCCGAGTCTCCACCAAGCCCTCCAGACTCCCTTTCCGACCAGGAAGGCTACCAGAGCAGCTTGGGCAGCCAGAGCGGATCTGAGTCACCACTGCTGGATGCAACGCGTCGCCTTCCCATCTTCAGCAGACTCTCCATCTCTGACGATTAA